One segment of Cyprinus carpio isolate SPL01 chromosome B20, ASM1834038v1, whole genome shotgun sequence DNA contains the following:
- the LOC109076311 gene encoding nucleoporin Nup43-like — protein MDPTAKYISQKISRTRWRPVPAGLLQQPEVFAAGSWDNESNRVSIWSLGDDDSDTDGEFDEEPRLLCDSEHDGDVTDLQFLDGDRLVSASSSGAVAILKLQPDCQALSLAHVWERAHRYSCDNAPCTAVVCRSPELVSVGEDGRVILYKADQTEVVRVIENADSSTIHAVTFLRTTEVLTVNSIGQLKMWDFRQQSDSPAQILSLTGDRVPLHCVDKHPNQQHIVATGGQDGMLCIWDVRQGNTPFSLIEAHSAEMWEVHFHPSNPNHLFTCSEDGSLLHWETTSGSDMSTLLQRGWNSRVVSHSGVPLAGEDDSVVSSWLAGDSSKNRLEATHMLPSQTLSVNSLDVLEQCLVCGTDGEAVYVHRQLPV, from the exons ATGGACCCAACAGCCAAATACATCTCGCAGAAAATCAGCAGGACGCGGTGGCGGCCAGTTCCCGCGGGTTTACTACAGCAGCCCGAGGTGTTCGCCGCGGGGTCTTGGGACAACGAG agtaACAGAGTGTCGATCTGGTCGCTGGGAGATGATGACTCTGACACAGACGGAGAGTTTGACGAGGAGCCGCGGTTACTGTGTGACTCTGAGCACGACGGGGACGTGACGGACCTGCAG TTTCTAGATGGAGACCGGCTCGTTTCTGCGTCTTCAAGCGGGGCTGTGGCGATTTTGAAGCTTCAGCCGGACTGTCAG GCTCTGTCGCTGGCTCATGTGTGGGAGAGGGCTCATCGGTATTCCTGTGATAATGCACCCTGCACCGCAGTAGTGTGCAGAAGCCCTGAGCTAGTGTCAGTGGGTGAGGACGGACGAGTTATTCTTTACAAGGCAGATCAGACTGAAGTTGTCCGTGTTATTG AAAACGCAGACAGCAGTACGATTCATGCCGTGACGTTTCTGAGGACGACTGAGGTTCTCACGGTTAACTCCATCGGTCAGCTGAAGATGTGGGACTTCAGACAGCAGAGTGACAGTCCTGCGCAAATTCTCTCTCT CACTGGGGACAGAGTGCCCTTGCACTGTGTGGATAAACACCCAAACCAGCAGCACATAGTGGCCACCGGAGGACAGGACGGGATGCTGTGTATCTGGGACGTGAGACAGGGCAATACACCCTTCTCTCTCATAGAGGCTCATTCAGCAGAAA TGTGGGAAGTACATTTTCATCCATCAAACCCCAATCACTTATTTACGTGCTCGGAGGATGGGTCTCTGCTCCACTGGGAGACGACTTCAGGATCAGACATGAGCACACTCCTGCAGA GGGGCTGGAACAGCAGGGTCGTCTCACACAGTGGTGTACCGCTGGCGGGGGAGGATGACTCTGTGGTCAGCTCTTGGCTTGCTGGGGACTCCAGCAAAAATAGACTGGAGGCCACTCATATGCTGCCCAGCCAGACACTGTCTGTCAACAGCCTCGACGTGCTTGAGCAGTGTTTAGTGTGCGGCACTGATGGAGAGGCCGTGTACGTCCACAGACAACTTCCTGTTTGA